Proteins from a genomic interval of Kaistia defluvii:
- a CDS encoding UDP-glucuronic acid decarboxylase family protein, with protein MHSNKRILVTGGAGFLGSHLCERLLARGDEVLCADNFFTGSRRNVEHLIGHKRFELMRHDVTFPLYVEVDEIYNLACPASPVHYQHDPVATTKVSVHGAINMLGLAKRVKAKILQASTSEVYGDPSVHPQTEDYWGNVNPIGIRSCYDEGKRCAETLFFDYWRQHQLRIKVMRIFNTYGPRMHPNDGRVVSNFIVQALRGDDITIYGEGGQTRSFCYVDDLIDGMIRLMDTPDDVTGPINIGNPNEFTIRQLAERVIALTGSNSKLVFKPLPSDDPRQRKPDIGLAQRTLGWQPTIELDEGLRHTIGYFDQLMKDDAA; from the coding sequence ATGCATTCGAACAAGCGAATTCTCGTCACCGGCGGCGCAGGCTTTCTCGGCTCGCATCTTTGCGAGCGGCTGCTGGCCCGCGGCGACGAGGTGCTCTGCGCCGATAATTTCTTCACCGGCTCTCGCCGCAACGTCGAGCACCTGATCGGCCACAAGCGCTTCGAGCTGATGCGCCATGACGTGACCTTTCCGCTCTATGTCGAGGTCGACGAGATCTACAATCTCGCCTGTCCGGCCTCGCCGGTGCACTACCAGCACGATCCCGTGGCGACGACCAAGGTCAGCGTGCATGGCGCGATCAACATGCTGGGCCTCGCCAAGCGCGTGAAGGCGAAGATCCTGCAGGCCTCAACTTCCGAGGTCTATGGCGATCCCTCCGTCCATCCGCAGACCGAGGATTACTGGGGCAACGTCAACCCGATCGGCATCCGCTCCTGCTATGACGAGGGCAAGCGCTGCGCCGAGACGCTGTTCTTCGATTACTGGCGCCAGCATCAGCTGCGCATCAAGGTAATGCGGATCTTCAACACCTACGGTCCCCGCATGCATCCGAATGACGGCCGCGTGGTGTCCAATTTCATCGTCCAGGCGCTGCGGGGCGACGACATCACGATCTATGGCGAGGGCGGGCAGACGCGCTCCTTCTGCTATGTCGACGACCTGATCGACGGCATGATCCGCCTTATGGATACGCCGGACGACGTCACGGGACCGATCAACATCGGCAACCCGAACGAGTTTACGATCCGCCAATTGGCCGAGCGGGTCATCGCCCTGACCGGCTCGAATTCCAAGCTCGTCTTCAAGCCGCTTCCCTCGGACGATCCGCGCCAGCGCAAGCCGGATATCGGCCTGGCGCAGCGCACGCTCGGCTGGCAGCCGACGATCGAGCTGGATGAGGGCCTGCGCCACACGATCGGCTATTTTGACCAGCTGATGAAGGACGACGCGGCATGA
- a CDS encoding DMT family transporter, whose translation MTVVLPASNDQTERVVAGILMALSGNIMFATSDALVKLLTARYSVFQIIVTQALFALIPLTVMILRTTRFRALRIRHPRLVLLRALLAGSATVFGFYSFSQLPLAESYSIAFCTPLFVTLLSIPILGEKVGLHRWGAVLVGFLGILIMVRPGFETLNAGHAAALAGAFLGSFTVLVMRRIAREEQHAVMVLAVVTGLITVGLPGMIATFRLPTLPDMALFACTGLLMGSAQFFVAKSLSLAPASVIAPMQYSMILWAIIYGALLFGTHVDPVMVFGAMIVIASGVYIMHRERRRARQGR comes from the coding sequence ATGACCGTCGTCCTTCCGGCCTCCAATGACCAGACCGAACGCGTCGTCGCCGGCATCCTGATGGCGCTGTCGGGGAACATCATGTTCGCCACCAGCGACGCGCTGGTGAAGCTGCTCACCGCCCGCTACTCGGTGTTCCAGATCATCGTCACCCAGGCGCTGTTCGCGCTGATCCCTCTCACCGTGATGATCCTGCGCACGACCCGCTTTCGCGCGCTGCGCATCCGTCACCCGCGACTGGTTCTGCTGCGCGCCCTGCTCGCCGGCAGCGCCACCGTGTTCGGCTTCTACAGCTTCTCGCAGCTGCCGCTGGCCGAGAGCTATTCGATCGCTTTCTGCACGCCGCTCTTCGTCACGCTGCTGTCGATCCCGATCCTCGGCGAGAAGGTGGGGTTGCATCGCTGGGGCGCCGTGCTGGTCGGTTTCCTCGGCATCCTGATCATGGTGCGCCCGGGCTTCGAGACGCTGAATGCCGGCCATGCGGCCGCGCTGGCCGGCGCGTTCCTCGGCTCCTTCACCGTGCTGGTGATGCGCCGGATCGCGCGCGAGGAGCAGCATGCCGTCATGGTTCTGGCGGTGGTCACCGGCCTGATCACGGTCGGCCTGCCCGGCATGATCGCGACCTTCCGCCTGCCGACCCTGCCCGACATGGCGCTGTTCGCCTGCACCGGCCTGCTCATGGGCAGCGCACAGTTCTTCGTGGCGAAATCCCTGTCGCTGGCACCGGCCTCGGTGATCGCGCCGATGCAATATTCGATGATCCTGTGGGCGATCATCTATGGCGCGCTGCTGTTCGGCACCCATGTCGACCCGGTCATGGTGTTCGGCGCGATGATCGTGATCGCCAGCGGCGTCTACATCATGCACCGCGAACGCCGCCGCGCGCGGCAGGGGCGTTAG
- the folD gene encoding bifunctional methylenetetrahydrofolate dehydrogenase/methenyltetrahydrofolate cyclohydrolase FolD has product MTHGQSSSAEAKAAVIDGKAVAAEITAKVAVETGRLVAAGGLAPGLAVVLVGDDAASQVYVGAKGRKATELGFHSVQHTLPLSTSEAEVLAIVGELNRDPAIHGILVQLPLPRHIDTTKVIEAIDPAKDVDGFHPINVGRLAIGERDRALVSCTPAGCLLLIQRVLGNDLAGKDALVIGRSNIVGKPMAQLLLQESCTVTVAHSRSRDLPALARKADIIVAAVGRPEMVRGDWIKPGAVIIDVGMNRIPAPERGEGKTRLVGDVAYAEAAAVASAITPVPGGVGPMTIAMLMANTLTAACRAAGQAEPKF; this is encoded by the coding sequence ATGACACACGGACAGTCGTCTTCCGCTGAGGCCAAAGCCGCCGTCATCGATGGCAAGGCGGTCGCCGCCGAGATCACCGCCAAGGTCGCGGTGGAAACCGGTCGCCTGGTTGCGGCCGGTGGACTGGCGCCGGGGCTCGCCGTCGTGCTGGTCGGCGACGATGCCGCCAGCCAGGTCTATGTCGGCGCTAAGGGGCGCAAGGCGACCGAGCTCGGCTTCCATTCGGTCCAGCACACGCTGCCGCTCTCGACCAGCGAGGCCGAGGTGCTGGCGATCGTCGGTGAGCTGAACCGCGACCCGGCCATCCACGGCATCCTCGTCCAGTTGCCGCTTCCCCGTCACATCGACACCACCAAGGTCATCGAGGCGATCGACCCGGCCAAGGATGTCGACGGCTTCCACCCGATCAATGTCGGCCGGCTCGCCATCGGCGAACGCGACCGCGCGCTGGTCTCCTGCACGCCGGCGGGCTGCCTCCTGCTGATCCAGCGCGTGCTGGGCAACGACCTTGCCGGCAAGGACGCGCTGGTGATCGGCCGCTCCAACATCGTCGGCAAGCCGATGGCGCAATTGCTGCTGCAGGAAAGCTGCACCGTGACGGTCGCGCATTCGCGCAGCCGCGACCTGCCGGCGCTGGCGCGCAAGGCCGATATCATCGTCGCCGCCGTCGGGAGGCCGGAGATGGTGAGGGGCGACTGGATCAAGCCCGGCGCCGTGATCATCGATGTCGGCATGAACCGCATCCCGGCGCCCGAACGCGGCGAGGGCAAGACTCGCCTGGTCGGCGACGTCGCCTATGCCGAGGCCGCGGCCGTCGCGTCGGCGATCACGCCCGTGCCGGGCGGCGTCGGCCCGATGACCATCGCGATGCTGATGGCCAACACGCTGACCGCCGCCTGCCGCGCGGCAGGCCAGGCCGAGCCGAAGTTTTAA
- the purU gene encoding formyltetrahydrofolate deformylase encodes MSVDPARFVLTLSCGDRRGIVAAVANCIASQGCNIVESAQYGDPDSGRFFMRVSFSGLPDTSVESFSRGFEPVATAYDLNWKLHDLRVKPRVMILVSKMGHCLNDLLYRNSIGQIPMDLVSVVSNHETMRRRVEGEGLPYHYIPMDGRTKAEQEGEILALIDEQKIDLVVLARYMQVLSDDMSARLAGRVINIHHSFLPSFKGAKPYHRAHERGVKLIGATAHYVTAELDEGPIIEQDVGRVDHSMSAEAMVAIGRDIENTVLARAVKFHIEHRVLLNDTRTVVFR; translated from the coding sequence ATGTCCGTTGATCCCGCGCGTTTCGTGCTCACCCTGTCGTGCGGCGACCGTCGAGGTATTGTCGCGGCGGTGGCCAACTGCATCGCGTCGCAGGGCTGCAACATCGTCGAGAGCGCCCAGTATGGCGATCCGGACAGCGGCCGCTTCTTCATGCGCGTCTCGTTCTCCGGCCTGCCCGATACCTCGGTCGAAAGCTTTTCGCGCGGTTTCGAGCCGGTGGCGACGGCCTATGATCTGAACTGGAAGCTGCACGACCTCCGGGTCAAGCCGCGCGTCATGATCCTCGTCTCCAAGATGGGGCACTGCCTGAACGATCTGCTCTATCGCAACTCGATCGGCCAGATCCCGATGGATCTCGTCTCCGTGGTGTCGAACCACGAAACGATGCGCCGTCGGGTCGAGGGCGAGGGGCTACCCTATCACTACATTCCGATGGACGGACGCACCAAGGCCGAGCAGGAAGGCGAGATCCTCGCCCTGATCGACGAGCAGAAGATCGATCTGGTCGTGCTGGCGCGCTACATGCAGGTTTTGTCCGACGACATGTCGGCCCGTCTCGCCGGCCGCGTCATCAACATCCATCACTCCTTCCTGCCGAGCTTCAAGGGCGCCAAGCCCTATCACCGCGCGCATGAGCGCGGCGTCAAGCTGATCGGCGCGACGGCGCATTACGTCACCGCCGAACTCGACGAAGGCCCGATCATCGAACAGGATGTCGGCCGCGTCGATCATTCCATGTCGGCGGAGGCTATGGTCGCCATCGGCCGCGATATCGAGAACACAGTGCTGGCCCGTGCGGTCAAGTTCCACATCGAGCATCGGGTCCTTCTCAATGACACACGGACAGTCGTCTTCCGCTGA